One Desulfatitalea tepidiphila genomic window, CATAAACATTTTCGGCCATGACCCGGTAGATGATGCGGTAGGGTTTGAAAAATATCTCACGGTACTCGCGAAGTCCGACGGCCAGCAGTTCCTTTGGATAGGCTCCTCGCTCCGGGTTCTCGGAGAGGCTCGAAAAGGCCTTCTCTATTTGATCGAGAACGTAGTCCGCTTTTCCCGGCGCGTCGTGGGACTCAATGTAGTCGTACAACTCCTCCAAATCCCGTGACGCATCGTCGGTCAGTAATATCTGGAAAGCCATCAGCGATTCTTGCTCCGATTTCGAAGTCGCTGGATGACATCACTGGCGGGCTGGACTTTGCCTTCCTCGACTTGACGCGTGCCGAGCGCAAGAATCTTCAGAAGAGCCATGGTCTCCTGGGTTTGCTCATAGCTTTCGATGTCCTGCATCACGACCTTGGCTTCGCCATTCTGAGTGATGACCAGGGGTTCACCTTGCCCTGACATGTTGCGCACGATTTCTGCGGCATGGGCTTTCAGGTAACTGATCGGTTTGATTTGACTCGATAGCTTCATAACCATCCTCCTTTGTATGACCAAATATAGTCCGAAAAAAGGTCAACTGTCAATCTGAAACGCTCCGAGTCGCCACAGTGGTGAATCGGGAAACCATCCAGGACGCTCTCGGGCGTCCTTTTCTTTTGCGGTGGTGCGGTGAACACCGCTGTCCCTTGCGGTGGATGACCACCGCACGCCAAACCCTTGCCAGACAAGGCTTTCATGCCCTTTGCGGTGGATGCGGTGGTAAATCCAGAGGTCTCACCCCCTATGGGCTGAAATATTTTTTCGACCCACCAACCCGGCGTCCCCCGCCAGAGAAATTCCGGCCCAGCGTGAGAGACATTCCCCAAATACCACCGCAACCACCGCACTCCTTCTTCTCTATCTTTATAACTATCGA contains:
- a CDS encoding type II toxin-antitoxin system Phd/YefM family antitoxin gives rise to the protein MKLSSQIKPISYLKAHAAEIVRNMSGQGEPLVITQNGEAKVVMQDIESYEQTQETMALLKILALGTRQVEEGKVQPASDVIQRLRNRSKNR
- a CDS encoding type II toxin-antitoxin system RelE/ParE family toxin; translated protein: MAFQILLTDDASRDLEELYDYIESHDAPGKADYVLDQIEKAFSSLSENPERGAYPKELLAVGLREYREIFFKPYRIIYRVMAENVYVMVIADGRRDMQTLLQRRLLQA